The Zingiber officinale cultivar Zhangliang chromosome 10A, Zo_v1.1, whole genome shotgun sequence genome contains a region encoding:
- the LOC122027692 gene encoding aspartyl protease family protein At5g10770-like, with protein sequence MTSSPFPSLGSILIVLLALIVNANGESRSHHKVNVSSLLPRKVCSNSIDALSNVTRLRLVHRHGPCSPAVRRRRSNFEAEILARDQLHVGFLRQRIAAAELGGGGTSPASTRAAPSTKIPARSGASVSAGDYIVTVGLGTPPKAQTLFFDTGSDVTWVQCQPCTVSCYRQLDQLFDPASSATYANVTCASAACSDLDALDCSDGTCIYGVSYGDGSQSVGFYSSDALALTPSDAVPRFLFGCGQANEGLFGLAAGILGLGGGRPSLVTQTMKKYNGVFGYCLPASASDTGYLAFGDSGSTNPTVKYTNMLRDAKTPTFYFINLIGISVAGQRLRIPPSVFAKAGTLIDSGTVITRLPPAAYASLRSAFRGRMSRYKKAPAVSILDTCYDPTGRGEVKLPAVALLFPGDVSVNLAPEGIVYTVNESRICLAFAANDGDDDVGILGNVQQRTFGVLYDVPKKKIGFAAGGC encoded by the exons ATGACTTCTTCGCCTTTCCCTTCCCTCGGCTCTATTCTGATAGTTTTGCTTGCTTTAATAGTTAATGCGAATGGAGAATCAAGAAGCCATCACAAGGTTAACGTTTCCTCCTTGTTGCCAAGAAAAGTGTGCTCCAATTCCATAG ATGCCCTCTCTAACGTTACGAGACTACGCTTGGTTCACCGGCACGGTCCGTGCTCGCCGGCGGTGAGGCGCCGGAGATCGAATTTCGAAGCTGAGATTCTCGCCCGTGACCAATTACACGTCGGCTTCCTCCGCCAACGGATCGCGGCCGCCGAGCTCGGTGGCGGCGGCACTTCCCCTGCATCAACGAGAGCGGCGCCGTCGACGAAGATTCCCGCCCGCAGCGGCGCATCCGTCTCCGCCGGCGACTACATCGTCACCGTGGGACTCGGCACCCCGCCAAAGGCCCAGACGCTGTTCTTTGACACCGGCAGCGACGTCACGTGGGTCCAGTGCCAACCCTGCACCGTTTCCTGTTACCGCCAACTCGACCAGCTTTTCGACCCGGCTTCCTCGGCCACCTACGCCAACGTCACGTGCGCCTCTGCCGCTTGCTCAGACCTCGATGCGTTGGACTGCAGCGACGGCACGTGTATCTACGGCGTGTCCTACGGCGACGGGTCCCAGAGCGTCGGGTTCTACTCGTCGGACGCGCTGGCGCTGACGCCGTCGGACGCGGTGCCGCGATTCCTGTTTGGTTGCGGCCAGGCCAATGAGGGCCTCTTCGGCCTGGCCGCGGGGATCCTCGGCCTCGGCGGCGGCCGGCCGTCGCTAGTGACGCAGACAATGAAAAAGTACAACGGCGTGTTCGGCTACTGCCTGCCGGCGTCGGCGAGCGATACCGGCTACTTGGCCTTCGGCGACAGCGGGAGCACCAATCCGACTGTTAAATACACGAACATGTTGAGGGACGCGAAAACGCCGACGTTCTACTTCATCAATCTGATAGGAATCAGCGTCGCCGGCCAGCGGCTGCGCATCCCGCCGTCGGTCTTCGCCAAAGCCGGTACGCTGATCGACTCCGGCACCGTCATCACCCGGCTTCCCCCGGCGGCCTACGCCTCGCTTCGCTCGGCCTTCCGTGGGCGTATGTCGAGGTACAAGAAAGCGCCCGCAGTGTCGATCCTCGACACCTGCTACGACCCGACGGGGCGCGGGGAAGTGAAACTGCCGGCAGTGGCGTTGCTGTTCCCTGGCGACGTGTCTGTGAACCTGGCCCCGGAGGGGATCGTGTACACCGTGAACGAGTCTCGGATTTGCCTGGCCTTCGCGGCCAACGACGGGGACGACGACGTGGGCATCCTGGGGAACGTGCAGCAGAGGACGTTCGGTGTGCTTTACGATGTGCCGAAGAAGAAGATCGGATTTGCAGCCGGAGGCTGTTAA